GTCGCCTCAGCCGCTcggctccccgcagcgcccgggCCCTGCCgctcgccgcccccccccgccgcgccgccgccgccatgtcGCGCTACCTGCGGCCCCCCAACACCTCGCTCTTCGTGCGGAACGTGGCCGACGACACccggtgaggggggggcgggcgcggggccgcGCGGGCTGCGGCGGGCGGGCTAGGCCGCGGGGCGGGAtgtgaggggagagggggggcggggaggggacgggaccCGCGGCCCCCGCCCGCCGCGCTCCGTGCTCGGCCCCCGCGAACAAAGCTGGGAGCGAGCccccggcgggggggggggggaggccgggCGGGTGGCCCCGGGTGGCCGCGTGGCCGCCGCCGTTCCCGCGGCCGTGGGCGCCGCTCGCCGCCCGCCCCCTGCCCCGGCTCGCGGCTCGGGGCGGGGACTTGTAACGAATCGGGACAGTCAAAGAGCCCGCACTGCCGGGTTCGGTGCTCGGCTGTTCCCGGTACGCTGCTGGGCCTCTCTGTTCGCCCCTGCAGTTTATCGGCTCCCCTCCGCGTTTGTTACCGCCCGTGGGGCATCCCCAGAGCGCCGCGGTCCGGAGCGGGCGCACGAGTTGGAGCTGCTGCGGAGGGTCCTGCGGGGCCGCGGTGCTTACCATGAGAGCCCCAGTTCTTAAACCTGCCGCTTGCACCAAAGGTGTTCGGCAAATAACAACAGCGAAGGCATAATGGAAAGAACTAGGAACCatataatgattaaaaatataaatagccTCAAGTTAAGAGTGGTATTTCTTGGGTCAGTTCTCGTTCAGTGCCAGGAGAACTTTTCCTTACGGGCAGAGTCAGGGAAGAAgactttcaaactttttttaaaaacagcgTGCCTCCCATTCAGGCTTTAAGCTTCAGTGAAATGGTGCGTTCTTTTTAGAGATGGTCTCGTTGGGGGATTCTGAAGCTGGTTGTTTCAGTTGCCTTCTGCAGTCAGTGACTATGAACAGCATGGATTTTTTCCTAACGGATGAGAAACATCAGTAACTCTTCCCTGTCACATAAATAACATAATGCATCAGTCTCCCTCATATGGGTTATTGTCCTAAAATGGCACGGGAATAGATATGTAAAGAAGCTGAAGTAACTAAGAAACCTTCCCAGTGAAGAGACGGGAGTTATTCCAAGTGCAGTTACGGATCTGGGGAAGGGTTTTGCACTCCACTCTCTAAAGCCACATCTTCGGAACAGCTGACCTGAGGGCATGAGTGGTTGCTCACTCGGTTCTGTTCTGTTTGAAGTGGTTGTGAGTATTGATAATCCTATGGAAATTATTTCGTGCCACTGAACTATTATTAAGCTTTTTCTTTGGATGGTACAAGTAATGTTTACGTGCTGTAAAATCCACGTTAATAGGTTATGCCATGCTTAACTCTTAGATCCTTCTTTGGACTTTCTGCCCATCTTTGCACTGAACTTGCTAATGCCTGTCACTTCTCATCTCAGTTTGCACTTCGATTACTGAGTTATGCTGAACACAGGACTGAAAATACCAGGGTCACCTCAAGCATCCTGAGGCTTGACAGTGTCTTAGGAAAGCCCGGTGTGTTGCTTAACAACGAATGACTAAAACGCTTCCCCCCCCCGAATATATTTTTACATGCGTTCTGTACCAGGAGCTTGCAAAAAGATGGGTGGTCGTACTGGgggtagatttttattttttttttaatttacttagcAGATGTTTCTTAACACCTTTAATAGTGAGAAGACATGAGATATTTGTGATATTCTAGGTCTGAAGACTTGCGCCGTGAGTTTGGTCGTTACGGGCCTATAGTTGATGTATACGTTCCACTTGACTTCTACACTCGTCGTCCCAGAGGATTTGCTTATGTTCAATATCCTTTCTTCAGATGGCTGATTAGTGAGGGGTGTTGAAGTTTGAAATTCAAGTTTGTGTAAGAGGTAACAAATCTAAATGAAAAAGCAGTTTACTTCTGTGTTGTATCTGATAAGTGTCTTCTGTTGTGGTGTCTCATTATTTTTGAAGATTAACTTATCTGCcatttgctttgcctttttgcAAAACTTAAATCAAGTCCAGTAATATAAAAGCTTGCTTATGTCTCTGAAATTGATATGATgtgatttaaatgaaaatttatcgCTGATTCAGAATTGTCTACCAAGTTTTTATTATAACTGCTATGTAAGTAAACTTGTGCGTAGCAAACTGTGGCTAGTATTCGTTGTTAATTTAACAAATGGGAACTGCAATCAATCAAAAGCAGATTGTATAAAAAATGAGGTGAACTTCTTTCTTTAATATTGTCCCCTAATTTGCTGTCCTCTGTTGTTGCCTCAGAGTGTAAAGCTGTACAGTAATGGCGACCCCAAAGAGAAAGCATGAAAGAACCTTTAGAGTAGAGTTCAACAATTGAGGCAAGTAGACAAGCCAAAGACCTCTTAAGGATCAGGCTTGAAGAGAAGGGACagtttgggaaaagaaaaaatacagaaaagctggaaGAAGGACAAGCCATAATGGGAGACAAAGCTTCGCTTTATCtgcaaaagggggaaaaggttGTTTTTCAAAGTTAAAGATAAAGCCATCTGTCATTTTTGGCCAAGCATCTCATGACAAGTCCTTCTGACAAGCCCTTAAAGAGTTAAAGGTCAAGATGAAGTTGAATGGTGGCCAAGATTAAAGGAGTCATACCTGATGTATCCTACAGAataacagtttttcttctgtttgtcacGTAAGCAGTAATTTGAATGATTCTGGTTTAGTCCGTTGACAAAACCTGTAATATTTCTCTGGTGGGTACTGTTGTAACTGTGGTCTTGACTGAAAATGCGTTCGTTTTGGTTTATCCAGATGCGTGTTCCTACAGTTTGTGTTCTGCACAGATGATGCTGATCATGAGCGGAGTGGCTATCAGGAGGAAGGCAATTCATTCTTCCAGACCACATTGCTAGAAGTTGTGTGAATTGAAGTAGTGATCAATCGCACAGACCAAAATTAGTAATGATCGTGTTACTGAGCTTTGGGCCTGATTGGTAGAGCAGTTGGTAGTTCTGTTACATGCTTTTATCTCAAGCTGCTGGAAGTCTGTATATATGTCCTTGGTATTATGTAACTTGAACCTAAAAATCAACTGGTGgctaaaaagaaaagcttcctCACAATTCTAAAATGAATAGACATGTATCGATTTGCTTCCTGTTAGCATGCCTACCAATTTCAGAACTATTTTCTTCCATAAAGTGGATGTAGTACAGAGAACTGAATAACCATTAACAAATAATGTATCTTGGGAAGgattctctttcttccttacATGTGGATATTGCATAGCAATTGCTTGCTGATGGATAAGTCCATGGCCATATTGTGAGGGGTTTTTTTATTGTAGTTCTCAATCATTGGTGGCTAATTTAAAAATTGCTACAGTGTGGGCTAGTATGAACAAAATAGCCAGAAATAATGGGCTGCAAAACTAGAAGAtatctgacttttttttgaaTACCAAATCTGTAAACTACTCAAATTCCCAAGTACCTTAACACTCACCACATTTGAAGATGTCCGCGATGCAGAAGATGCTCTTCATAATTTGGACCGAAAGTGGATTTGTGGTCGACAGATAGAAATCCAGTTTGCGCAGGGTGATCGGAAGAGTAAGTGCCTCCTCGTGCGTATTTCATCAGGATGTGTTTAGTGCCAGATGACATTACACGTGTTAGTAATTGCTGGGAAAAGTTTCTACTTGCATATAAATAGTGTGTAgatggttttgctttttatccAATAACTGTTATAGAATCATAAGATGGTTTGGATTTAAAAGGACCTTATTAACGTCTTtcgttttaattaaaaacagataaCTAAGTACAGCAGTCAACGCAGTATGATTCTTGCTAGCTGAAGATACTTAACTCTCTGTGCAGCTTTGTCAAGCTATTTTGCAGGAACACGCTGTCAAAAACTCCCTGTCAAAATGAGTAGCTCAATTGTAATGTGTTGTGATGTTTATATTGTGTTGAAGTGTGTTCGTGATTCTTTGACGTTTCCCAGTGCAGTCCAGTTTCCAGGATTGAGGTaatgtcttcattttcatttggcttcaggatattttaaaaaaaaaaaaaaaaaaaaaaaaagacaaggtaTCTCATTTCAACTTGGAAGAGAAGTcttattttctgaagttaatTGTAAAGGCAGTTTACATCTTTTATCTGTTATTCATGTATGTATTCTTAATATAGAGATAGATACATATATTTACCAAAagcgtgtttgttttttatataacAGATACCTGTTGGTCTAAAACAGGACTGTAATATTCATGTTCAGCTCAGGAATAAGAGTGCCATAAAGATCTTTCAGTTAAAACTGTCAAGGTAGTCCTTGAACGTACCATTTCAACTTTTATTGAACTCAGTGGAAATCATGCTCTGAAGAAGAAACTTCTGTCCTATATGTAAACACTGGGATTTCTTTTAAgtttctaaacaaaaaaataattaaatctaCTTTCCTGTTGTCAACTGGAACAGTTCAAACATAAAAACTTTAGCTGATAGGGCAGGTAATGTTTATTATAGCatgatgtatttaaaatacattgacTGTGGCTTTTGCAATTGAATGAAAATCAGATTTaatacagacaaaagaaaagctgtgcTGCTTTGAGAAAATAGAAGACTTctaatttaattaattctgattattttaatattcaagCTACAGAGTGAATGTGCAGTGTTGTATAGGGAAGAGGGCTACTTTTAGAATCCAGCTCCTTTGTGTGGCATCGATTGCTGCCTCGGTATAAGTTGGCTTTCAATAATTAAAGAAGGCTGGGTCAAGTGTAATGCATGGCACTGTGTAGTCAAAAAAACGGGCGTTTAACTCACTGGTAGCTGCCACTTAAGGAAATTCAGGAATGCTAGAATGTTTCAGTCGTGGGTTTGGTTTGTCAGGTGGCCTCAAATCACTTCAGTCAAGTCTGTGTTCTGGCAGTGTGGAGCACTGCTCTCTTGCTGCTTTTGCTGGGTTTTGTTCTGGTTTGAGTTCGGtggatgttttgtgtttttttgtttgtttttcccctcttagGTTGATAATACTCACAAAGCTGCAGCATTTAAAGCAGCAAAATCCAAGTGCTGTACAGcattctcatctgttttttcctgttccttttaCAATCATCTTTTCTAGAGACGTGAATGAGGATTTTTACTAAACATAAAGTGTATATGAATAGCATTAGTACTGTCGTTCAAGGGAAAACAGGGTACTATAACTTGAAACTTTAAATATTGCTATTTTTTACAGCACCAAATCAAATGAAAGCCAAGGAAGGGAGAAATCTGTACAGTTCTTCTCGTTACGATGACTATGACAGATACAGGCGATCCAGAAGTCGGAGTTACGAAAGGAGACGATCTAGGAGTCGTTCTTTTGATTACAGCTATAGAAGATCATATAGTCCCAGAAAGTAAGTGCAGTGTGTGTTCAGCTTCAACTACACGGCAGTCTGTTGGAGGAGAACCAACACACTGAATATTATATTAAATAgtcattaaaattttaatattctttttctgtattcccTTTGTAAATTGCTTGTGGGAGTTGCACACTTGCATGCTACATCAAATCAGAATAAttgaatgaaattattttctgcttcattgAAGAATAACTAAAAGCAAATGcacatttcaaaaaatatatattaatcacttgcatgcatacatacatagGTATTTGTCACCGTTTACTTTTTCTGATATACCTTTCTAGCAGTAGACCTACTGGAAGACCTCGTCGTAGCAGGAGCCATTCGGACAATGATaggtaaaataatttttacacCATTTAAATTGAAAACTAGAGCACTGTATTCCTTTAactgtaggtttaaaaaaagtttctccTGCAAAAAATGGTAAACAATTTTTAATGTACTAGATGTCTAAGAATAGTGTTTTTACATTCAAATCTCCTCTCTCCCCTTTATTCTGATAGGTTCAAACACCGCAATCGATCTTTTTCAAGATCTAAGTCCAATTCAAGATCACGATCCAAGTCACAGCccaagaaagaaatgaaggctAAATCACGGTCTAGGTCTGCATCTCACACCAAATCTAGAGGCACCTCTAAAACAGATTCTAAAACACACTATAAGTCCAGCTCAAGATATGAAAAGGAGTCGAGAAAAAAAGAACCAGCTAGATCCAAATCACAGTCAAGATCACATTCTAGATCTAGGTCAAAATCCAGATCAAGGTCTTGGACTAGTCCCAAGTCCAGTGGCCACTAACTGTATCCATGTTGGTTTTAGGCATGTAAGATTCATTTACACACAGTTCAGTTTACTTAAATTATCAGGAATACAATGTTGCAACAGtgctaaaacaacaacaagaaaaaacttTTTGTCAGTTTTCCCTGTAGCAGACAATGGTTAAAATTGAAACAGTGTTGAGAAGCCACTGAGacagagggggagagagagaaggagagagagagagagagagaaagaatgtCCTGGTTACATGTTATGGGCAGCTACTGAATTGATTGTGGTGTCtctatgtatatttttgtaaagatttgcatttttaatgcttAGATATTGGTGATGACTTGATTGATCGTAATTTGCAACATTGTCCTATTGAAAATGTCCTACCCGTAGAAATTGGTACCAGTTGTGCTGAACAGTTAAACCAACTGTTTAACTTGTTCTTTAATGCTGAACTTTGTGGTGAAATGGAAAACTGGACAGCTGTAGTGCAACACTGACTGCTGTGAAATGCAGACTGGTAATTTTATGTTTCCATTGTTCAAAGGCAGGTTTCTGTGTTCTCCATGCCCAGTGACACAAGTAGGTTGGTAAATGGAGCTCTGTGGAGAGAGATTTTTGAAATTTCTCTTCAACCCTGCCATCTGGAGAGATGGTACTAACGTTGCATAGACTACACAAGGAGAGAGTTAGTCTCGGAAGCTCGTTCAGAGAGCGTGCAGTGTTGTGACTTGTCAGCATAGAGGCTTCACTGCTTTGGGCCTGGCTGCTAAGCGTGTAAGGGGGGAAAAACACCTcgaaatggaaaattaaattcaGATTTCAGCAAATGACAGAGCAACTAAATATTAGGTTGTGTGTACATTTTAAGCAGTTTTTGTATCTATTCTAAATTTTAGTGAGCAGTTAACCATGAAATTGCTTAGTTTTCCTGCTGTTAGATACAAGTAGATTGTTTCAAGTTGTGTGTGTACAGTATATAAGAACTAAACTTCTATGCCAATGACTCCTGTGGTTAGTTGGTGTATTCATAGGTATGAAGCTGTAGCCATCTCTCTTCTTGGGTAACAAAGGCTTGCTTTTACACATCAAAAAGTATTTAGTTGAGCAAGTCTAAATCACTTCTTCCTCAGAACGACTAGTGGACTGGTTACAAGGTTTCGTTTTACTTAAGAACAAGTGTTTAAGGTTGGATATGAACAAGAGCTGCATCTCTAGATATTTAGTTTCACTAATACAGTATATTTAGTAAATTGaatgtgaaaaataacaaaaccagtgTGTAATCTTACCAGTATTTCTCTAGAAGGCAAGATATTTTGTTATGAAAATGgcttttggcatttttttctatttacctTCAAAAGCCAGCATCAAACACCTAGTGTTCTGTGCTGTCTGTGTAGTAGCATATAATgacattgattttaaaaagttcCTTTTTAGAGAAATGTTTTAGGGTTTGGTTCTAGTGTGTTCAGCAGGGCCTTTGAAGAAATGCAGATGGCTTTTAAATATTAGCAGTGGAACGTGCTTAGGGAATTGATTCTAGGAACCTTTGTACGTTTGATAGTATTTctaacttttttctttactgtttgcAGTTAATGTTCATGTTCTGCTATGCAATCATTTATATGCACGTTCCTTTAATTTTGTAGACTTTCCTGGATGTATAGTTTAAAAACAGCATAAAGTCTATTTAAAACTGTAGCAGTAGTGTGCAGCTCTAGCAGAGGAAAGTTGTGGGATTAAACTTTGTATTTCCTTTCTTATAGAGGCTtctaaaaaggtatttttatatGTTCTTTTTAACAAATATTGTGTACTACCTTTAAAACATCAATGTTTTGATCAAAATAACTAAAGACCTAGCTTATTTTCTGCTTGCTGTAAATTTAGCAAACAtgctgtaataaaaaaatgaaggaaatgctgATCCACTGGAATTATTGTAGCTTTAGAATTTGACTCCAGAGCATGGTTAGGCATAGATCTGTGCATCCCTTACGGAGTAAAATCCTTACTATGGTATTTCAGTAAAGTCAGGAATTTGTTTGATGtctgaataaatatttcatatttttaaagggGTGTTAGACAAAATAAGAACAACAAGCAAATGTTTCAGTCTAATATATTGACGTTTCTTTTTCCATTAACTTCCATTATTGCTGGATGAACTTCCCTATGGTTATAATTCAGATGTTAACAGACAGGTTATGAATTACTAGAAGTCAATGATTGAAGATTCATTTAGAATCAAATTTCTAGTAACAGCTCATCATTTTACACGCTGCCTAAAAAAGTGCCAGCAATGGTTCTCTACAAAGTTGTAAAACTTTGACATTTAGAACTCGAGTTGCCTCTTGGCACCTGTGGTACATACAGCTAGTCCTTCTTGAGCCACTGAATAAAACAATTCTGAGGAACACTTAAATGCTTTGGTAAGCCCACTCTTACGTTTCCGAAGCTGAGCTGTGATTTTCTTGTAGCTGTGCATAGAAGTGTCTTGTAACAGCAGAAAACCCACACTCTTTAGGCTTCTGTGAATTAATACAGTCTTCGGAACTAAAATTCCACTTAGAAGTGGTCCACCGATCTCTTGGGAGTGTGTGGTAATGCTTTAGTCAGCAACCTGCAGGGGGTTGCTGTAATCAGGGTTCCCATGTTAGTCCAGCCAGAACTGCAGCTGGATCGGTGGGGAGGAAGAACATCTTTGTGGTCCAGGCTGAGGTTCTGATTTGTGACTGAAGAGTAACAGTGACATACCTTAACTATTGTGTCAGCATGTCCTTATATTGTGTGCCTCAACATTTGTGTATAgcacagtttattttttgttttaaaaatccaaTTCATTGCAAGTATAATGTAGTATCTGACAGTTCTGAtggttctttctttctctcccagaGGTAGGACTAAACTTTGACTTGACTTGTGTATATGAACAAGCCAGAAAAGCCGAACACAAACCCACGATGTTTCAAGAGTGCATGAATAAAGATGTTGTCCTAGTTCTTGCTCCCATGGAAAAATTGTGAAGAAGCTGTTCTGTGGGCCTTTCAGTTGGGGACGAGTTAGCAGGATGTGGCCAAAAGGGCAGGGAATGTTTACGCATTCACGCAAGTCAAGCCACAGCCCATCTAGATAACATCTCCCTTCCTTGATGCAGGTATCCTGTGCCTGCTCTAAAACAGCAGTAGCCTGTCTTGTGCAAGCTACCCGCAGGTTATGCACAGCTGGAATGCAAGAACATAAGCAGGCTACAAAAGATCATGTATAGGCATCTTTCTTTTGGAGTCTCAAGAATGGTGGGAATTATGTTTTTCTGTGGTAAACTAGATTTTGTCATTCCTGCAAAATTTGTAGAATTGAAGTAGTATGTACAAATTCTGCTGAAAGTAATGCTGTGCTCCAAAGTGTCTGCAGCGTATTGATTTATCTCAGCAGTAATAGAAGGCTCTATTGGAACTTCTTTTTCACTAAAAGTCCACGCACCCAACTGATaattaaaaatcttaaatttaGTGGTTAAGTAGCTGGGTGTTTAAATTAGGGACTATGATAGACTGGTCTCTGAAAGCTAAATGTTATCCTTTCTGTCTTCTAAAGATGTTTAAATGTACAGTATAATGGCTTTATTCAAAGTGGAAATCTTcaatttaaatgttattttgagCTCTGCTCTTGGaaagagctttttctttttccttgtttagTCTGGGGTAACAGCTTGAAGTCTGTTCAGAGAAGGGTAATTGGATTGATACACATTGCAGCACTGCTACGTAATTTTTGGCAGGAATGTTGCAGATAGcatttttgaaatacaaaggaataaatttacacatttttagGACATAATCACCCATTAATAATTGCTGGTTTTCTCCATTTATCTTGTAACTTGCTTAAAAAGTTTGTAGTCCATTGCTATAATAATTGTCTACAGATGCTCTTACTGATGAGACTATTATAGGAAGGGAAGACTATGTACCCTGTAGTGTGTTTGATCAAAAGATGCTGTTTTATTCATACACATCCTTTCTTCTTGAGTTTTGTGTTCCATCTGTGCAAATAACCCTGTGAATTGGGAATAAAATGTACAAGTTTTGACTATATCTTGAGAGCACCTTCTGACTTAATTAATACAGCTGTAGTCTGTTGCAGATTGTCAACCAAGCACTGAAATAACCAAGGGTGTTTCCTCTAGCTCAGAGGGCTTGAGCCAGTGActggaggcagcagagcaggactGCAGCTGTACTCAGCTGTGCCTCAGTTGCACTCTCAGAGTAGCGCCTCTTGCTCCTGAGTGCAGCTTTCCTGGGCAGTAATTCTCAAGCCTGTTGCTTGCCAATTGCTGGCAGGAATGGATGAGAGGCCTGGCACTGAAGAAACCTCCTTCATTGTTAAGTAATTTCCAGGTTCTTCAGACAGTCATAGCCTAAAGAGACACATGGAACGCTCACCTGGGGTTTCTAAGGTTGCTGATGCTTTTTGCAATCCTCTGGTTTGGGGCCGCTTACCAGTAAGAGTGGTGGCATTGGGTACATTAATTGGTATTCTTAAACGTCAGTGCTTTATAGAGCTCTTTGAATGCCAGAACAATGCAATCCCATTTCTCTACTactgtctga
This sequence is a window from Anas platyrhynchos isolate ZD024472 breed Pekin duck chromosome 24, IASCAAS_PekinDuck_T2T, whole genome shotgun sequence. Protein-coding genes within it:
- the SRSF10 gene encoding serine/arginine-rich splicing factor 10 isoform X4, with protein sequence MSRYLRPPNTSLFVRNVADDTRSEDLRREFGRYGPIVDVYVPLDFYTRRPRGFAYVQFEDVRDAEDALHNLDRKWICGRQIEIQFAQGDRKTPNQMKAKEGRNLYSSSRYDDYDRYRRSRSRSYERRRSRSRSFDYSYRRSYSPRNSRPTGRPRRSRSHSDNDRGRTKL
- the SRSF10 gene encoding serine/arginine-rich splicing factor 10 isoform X5 produces the protein MSRYLRPPNTSLFVRNVADDTRSEDLRREFGRYGPIVDVYVPLDFYTRRPRGFAYVQFEDVRDAEDALHNLDRKWICGRQIEIQFAQGDRKTPNQMKAKEGRNLYSSSRYDDYDRYRRSRSRSYERRRSRSRSFDYSYRRSYSPRNRPTGRPRRSRSHSDNDRGRTKL
- the SRSF10 gene encoding serine/arginine-rich splicing factor 10 isoform X2; its protein translation is MSRYLRPPNTSLFVRNVADDTRSEDLRREFGRYGPIVDVYVPLDFYTRRPRGFAYVQFEDVRDAEDALHNLDRKWICGRQIEIQFAQGDRKTPNQMKAKEGRNLYSSSRYDDYDRYRRSRSRSYERRRSRSRSFDYSYRRSYSPRNRPTGRPRRSRSHSDNDRFKHRNRSFSRSKSNSRSRSKSQPKKEMKAKSRSRSASHTKSRGTSKTDSKTHYKSSSRYEKESRKKEPARSKSQSRSHSRSRSKSRSRSWTSPKSSGH
- the SRSF10 gene encoding serine/arginine-rich splicing factor 10 isoform X6: MKAKEGRNLYSSSRYDDYDRYRRSRSRSYERRRSRSRSFDYSYRRSYSPRNSRPTGRPRRSRSHSDNDRFKHRNRSFSRSKSNSRSRSKSQPKKEMKAKSRSRSASHTKSRGTSKTDSKTHYKSSSRYEKESRKKEPARSKSQSRSHSRSRSKSRSRSWTSPKSSGH
- the SRSF10 gene encoding serine/arginine-rich splicing factor 10 isoform X3, producing MSRYLRPPNTSLFVRNVADDTRSEDLRREFGRYGPIVDVYVPLDFYTRRPRGFAYVQFEDVRDAEDALHNLDRKWICGRQIEIQFAQGDRKTPNQMKAKEGRNLYSSSRYDDYDRYRRSRSRSYERRRSRSRSFDYSYRRSYSPRNSRPTGRPRRSRSHSDNDRFKHRNRSFSRSKSNSRSRSKSQPKKEMKAKSRSRGRTKL
- the SRSF10 gene encoding serine/arginine-rich splicing factor 10 isoform X1, which gives rise to MSRYLRPPNTSLFVRNVADDTRSEDLRREFGRYGPIVDVYVPLDFYTRRPRGFAYVQFEDVRDAEDALHNLDRKWICGRQIEIQFAQGDRKTPNQMKAKEGRNLYSSSRYDDYDRYRRSRSRSYERRRSRSRSFDYSYRRSYSPRNSRPTGRPRRSRSHSDNDRFKHRNRSFSRSKSNSRSRSKSQPKKEMKAKSRSRSASHTKSRGTSKTDSKTHYKSSSRYEKESRKKEPARSKSQSRSHSRSRSKSRSRSWTSPKSSGH